The following are encoded in a window of Eschrichtius robustus isolate mEscRob2 chromosome 1, mEscRob2.pri, whole genome shotgun sequence genomic DNA:
- the CCDC177 gene encoding coiled-coil domain-containing protein 177, with the protein MVDPVPVEEKAGAEPGGSGGDEAAATVPPDSQGAPQPAASSALASAAVPRKAEVPCAAEGGRREQSPLLHLDLFNFDCPEAEGSRYVLTSPRSLEACARCAVKPVELLPRALADLVREAPGRSMRVATGLYEAYEAERSAKLQQCRAERERIVREEKRRLFTPLGPAAAAASAPSAGSSSSCSSASLPASPAPRAARKASSSPSPARPQPTPAGSRAGRKSHSLDSLSRRREGALSSESGASSSSYSGESLRELHWPPRASARNSCPAGSASSAPNPLGRPSALALAPLTGRSFSLGDLSHSPQTAQHVERIVRQVRAERGLRAVPERDRKIAALMLARHQEERLLLEQRAAAHGQWEQQRVRAEQRREREEREKQRALEQGRRAWAAQVEERRGRRGREEHEEARRRQRQCERSEERRRELAERQGLLRRERAERTAREDRLRKLQQEQNLKQREEGQQEVRERAEQVRRERAQRAAHAKQSQEGQLQREKRELSRAERARHEALLQGRARLERQEREGLRSSLEASLGRAQENYEQLVEQRTRELRERARREELQGRRAKEAAERKEREHQAHLEALARVGERRLQHAAQAAEEAVQQKARRVGQSRMEKERAQRANKEKVERDEDCRRRELLQAIGRKLERSEQLSRDRRSALESARSTARASFHVREKVRQETNTRSFDRMVREAQLHASLDRK; encoded by the coding sequence ATGGTGGATCCCGTGCCTGTAGAGGAGAAGGCGGGAGCCGAGCCCGGAGGCTCCGGAGGGGACGAAGCCGCCGCGACCGTGCCCCCTGACTCCCAGGGCGCCCCGCAGCCCGCGGCGTCTTCGGCCTTGGCCTCCGCCGCGGTGCCCCGCAAGGCTGAAGTCCCGTGCGCAGCAGAAGGCGGGCGGCGGGAGCAGTCCCCGCTGTTGCACCTCGACCTCTTCAACTTCGACTGTCCGGAGGCCGAGGGCAGCCGCTACGTGCTGACCAGCCCCCGCTCGCTAGAGGCCTGCGCCCGCTGCGCCGTTAAACCTGTGGAGCTGCTGCCACGGGCCCTGGCGGACCTGGTGCGCGAGGCCCCCGGCCGCTCTATGCGAGTGGCCACTGGCCTGTACGAGGCTTACGAGGCGGAGCGGAGCGCCAAGCTGCAGCAGTGCCGGGCAGAGCGCGAGCGCATCGTGCGCGAGGAGAAGCGGCGCCTCTTCACGCCTTTGGGCCCCGCGGCCGCCGCGGCCTCGGCCCCGAGCgcgggcagcagcagcagctgcagcagcgccAGCCTCCCGGCCTCGCCCGCACCGCGCGCCGCCCGCAAGGCCTCCTCCAGCCCGTCCCCGGCCCGGCCCCAACCTACGCCCGCGGGGTCGCGGGCAGGTAGGAAAAGCCACTCACTAGACTCCCTGTCCCGCCGGCGGGAGGGCGCCCTGAGCTCCGAGTCAGGCGCGTCGTCGTCGTCCTACAGCGGTGAGAGCCTGCGGGAGCTGCACTGGCCGCCGCGGGCCTCGGCCAGGAACAGCTGCCCGGCGGGGTCGGCGTCCTCTGCTCCCAACCCTCTGGGCCGCCCATCCGCCCTGGCCCTGGCTCCCCTCACCGGCCGCAGCTTCAGCCTCGGCGACCTGAGCCACTCGCCACAGACGGCTCAGCACGTGGAACGCATCGTGCGCCAAGTGCGCGCCGAGAGGGGTCTGCGCGCGGTTCCGGAGCGCGACCGGAAGATCGCGGCGCTGATGCTGGCGCGGCACCAGGAGGAGCGCCTGTTGCTGGAGCAGCGCGCCGCGGCCCACGGCCAGTGGGAGCAGCAGCGCGTCCGCGCCGAGCAGCGGCGGGAGCGCGAGGAGCGCGAGAAGCAGCGCGCCCTGGAGCAGGGCCGCCGAGCCTGGGCCGCGCAGGTGGAGGAGCGGCGCGGCCGCCGGGGCCGCGAGGAGCACGAGGAggcgcggcggcggcagcggcagtGCGAGCGCAGCGAGGAGCGGCGGCGGGAGCTGGCCGAGCGCCAAGGACTGCTGCGGCGGGAGCGGGCGGAGCGCACGGCCCGGGAGGACCGACTCCGCAAGCTGCAGCAGGAACAGAACCTGAAGCAGCGGGAGGAGGGGCAGCAGGAAGTGCGCGAGCGGGCCGAGCAGGTGCGCAGGGAGCGCGCTCAGCGCGCGGCGCACGCCAAGCAGAGTCAGGAGGGCCAGCTGCAGCGAGAGAAGCGGGAGCTAAGCCGGGCGGAGCGGGCGCGCCACGAGGCGTTGCTGCAAGGCCGGGCCCGGCTGGAGCGCCAGGAGCGCGAGGGCCTGCGGAGCTCCCTGGAGGCCAGCTTGGGCCGCGCGCAGGAGAACTACGAGCAGTTGGTGGAGCAGCGCACCCGCGAGCTGCGCGAGCGGGCCCGGCGGGAGGAGCTGCAGGGCCGGCGGGCCAAGGAGGCGGCCGAGCGCAAAGAGCGCGAGCATCAGGCACACCTGGAGGCTCTGGCCCGGGTGGGCGAGCGGCGGCTGCAGCACGCGGCGCAGGCGGCCGAGGAGGCGGTGCAGCAGAAGGCGCGGCGCGTGGGCCAGAGCCGGATGGAGAAGGAGCGGGCCCAGCGCGCCAACAAGGAGAAGGTGGAGAGGGACGAAGACTGCCGCCGGCGGGAGCTGCTCCAAGCCATCGGTCGCAAGCTGGAGCGCAGCGAGCAGCTGTCTCGGGACCGGCGCAGCGCGCTGGAGAGCGCCCGCTCCACAGCCCGGGCCTCCTTCCACGTGCGCGAGAAGGTACGCCAGGAGACCAACACGCGCTCCTTCGATCGCATGGTTCGCGAGGCCCAGCTGCACGCCAGCCTGGACCGTAAATGA